A genomic region of Carassius carassius chromosome 27, fCarCar2.1, whole genome shotgun sequence contains the following coding sequences:
- the LOC132106592 gene encoding adhesion G-protein coupled receptor G6-like isoform X1, with protein MISFVSGRWWRWRFQKALPVFLVLLCFSTTVAQSCQSSVSCNVVLTDSQGSFTSPCYPNDYPSSQACKWTIQAPTGFIVQITFLDFELEEAPGCIYDRIVINTGTSDAKFCGLTPNGLTLNSSGNVMEISFNSDFSVQKKGFHISYKQVAVALRNQKVTMPKSSKNVVRVANSVSIPVLTAFTVCFEISRTAQKSTETIFTMSDADGTSILALEKTDKGMELFIDRSYCSVNDLFTSSDITSSMMPICLTWTKATGLVAVYFGGDYQTKICAASQVYTLPSGGILELAGKGSSSVSVDDQNLDGFMYNFRLWDYAMPYSELSVLTCDVEGNVIDWDHRFWTMPGSYMQTDSTLSCICYPNCIHLTASTSGTDIATLTPGTTGCASSGLGCPAPTTSPLIQSNPPPINPAAATNSTLSNRKTNEDIFYRISLVVIDEQANTADRDAKTMISQWLNQTFQNWIYRVYVDSVSLQPSTVLSRATNIRQTYMALLVYKNTTDVSLAEAEIEDILRSAPAIGNGLILDGVIVNLMENCQAEEFPFHYRWPESRPTVTQYVPCFPYKEQNASRTCMISQYNYTSYWTLPDRGNCTNITSISVSQENAMEVAVQLADLTNNELSNEEVTQVVFKVNELVNIAKINATLASTVVTIISNVMISSKAAQKESSETALKAVDKMVQKIEFDGPLLTISSKNLAVGVSALNISNFNGTTFSAFIATNTTEPQIDFESEAQNALAVVTLPPTLLQNLSNSLKVSRINFMFFSKTGLFQHFGSFMDQQSNGMSLNSYVVASSVGNFTIKNLQDPVKIEIAHLEYQRDPKRLCVFWDFSLQNEDSIGGWNSEGCEVSPESNSNRTVCLCNHLTHFGILMDISGASAQIDEKNNRVLTFITYIGCGISAIFSAATLLTYIAFEKLRRDYPSKILMNLSTSLLFLNMVFLLDGWLTSYEIEGLCVTVAVFLHFFLLTSFTWMGLESIHMYIALVKVFNTYIRRYILKFCLVGWGVPASIVSIVLAVGKNSYGKNYYGKGETGQGPEFCWIRSPVVFYVTCVGYFSMIFLMNVAMFIVVMIQICGRNGKRSNRTLREEILRNLRSVVSLTFLLGMTWGFAFFAWGPVSLAFMYLFSIFNSLQGLFIFVFHCALKENVQNQWRRYLCCGKFRLADNSDWSKTATNNTKKVSSDNLGKSLSSSSFGSTTANWTSKAKATLNPFARHSNTGKSFSNQSSPKCNPSDGEASSSILPVHQVLDKVKGYCSVRSDNFYKNIMMSDSFSNSTKF; from the exons AT GATTTCGTTCGTCAGTGGTAGGTGGTGGAGATGGAGGTTCCAGAAAGCTCTCCCAGTTTTCCTGGTTCTGCTCTGCTTTTCGACCACAG TAGCACAGAGCTGCCAGAGTAGCGTCAGCTGCAATGTGGTGCTCACTGACTCCCAGGGCTCTTTTACCTCCCCCTGCTACCCCAATGACTACCCATCCAGTCAGGCCTGCAAGTGGACCATACAGGCCCCGACTGGCTTTATAGTGCAGATCACCTTCCTAGATTTTGAGCTCGAGGAAGCACCCGGCTGCATCTATGACCGCATCGTCATCAACACTGGCACGAGCGATGCCAAATTTTGCGGCTTAACACCCAATGGACTAACTCTCAACTCCAGTGGCAATGTGATGGAGATTTCCTTTAACTCAGACTTTAGTGTCCAAAAGAAAGgcttccatatcagttacaaacaAG TGGCTGTGGCACTGAGGAACCAGAAGGTCACAATGCCAAAAAGCAGCAAGAATGTAGTGAGAGTGGCCAATTCAGTCTCCATTCCTGTTCTCACTGCATTCACTGTGTGCTTTGAGATCTCCCGCACTGCCCAGAAGAGCACAGAGACTATCTTTACCATGTCTGATGCTGATGGCACATCCATTTTGGCATTGGAGAAGACAGACAAAGGCATGGAGCTGTTCATTGACCGCTCCTACTGCTCTGTAAACGACCTGTTCACCAGCTCAGACATCACATCCAGCATGATGCCCATCTGCCTCACCTGGACCAAGGCCACCGGCCTTGTGGCAGTGTACTTTGGAGGCGACTATCAAACCAAAATCTGCGCAGCCTCTCAGGTTTACACCTTGCCGAGTGGGGGAATCCTCGAACTTGCAGGAAAAGGGTCAAGCTCGGTCAGTGTGGATGATCAGAATTTGGATGGCTTCATGTACAATTTCCGATTGTGGGATTACGCCATGCCGTACTCTGAGCTGTCTGTCCTCACCTGTGACGTCGAGGGAAACGTCATTGACTGGGATCATCGCTTCTGGACTATGCCAGGCAGTTATATGCAGACTGACAGCACTCTCAGCTGTA TCTGTTACCCAAATTGCATTCACTTAACAGCTTCAACTAGTG GCACTGACATAGCAACTCTTACCCCGGGAACCACGGGTTGTGCTTCCTCTGGACTTGGCTGCCCAG CACCAACTACATCACCTTTAATTCAGTCTAACCCACCACCCATCAACCCTG CTGCTGCTACTAACTCAACTCTGTCCAACCGCAAAACCAATG AGGATATTTTCTACAGAATATCCCTAGTGGTTATTGATGAACAAGCAAACACAGCAGACAGGGATGCTAAGACGATGATATCTCAATgg CTCAATCAAACATTTCAAAACTGGATCTACAGAGTTTATGTTGATAGTGTCAG TCTCCAACCTAGCACTGTTCTCTCAAGGGCCACAAATATACG ACAAACCTACATGGCCCTGCTGGTGTATAAGAATACCACAGATGTAAGTCTGGCAGAAGCAGAGATTGAGGACATATTGAGAAGTGCCCCTGCAATTGGCAATGGCTTGATATTGGACGGTGTGATTGTGAACTTAATGG AAAACTGCCAGGCCGAGGAGTTCCCATTTCACTACAGATGGCCAGAGAGCAGACCCACTGTCACCCAGTACGTcccctgtttcccttacaaagaGCAAAACGCATCCAGGACTTG TATGATTAGCCAGTATAATTATACATCATATTGGACCCTCCCAGACCGTGGAAACTGCACTAACATAACAAGCATTTCAGTTTCACAAG AGAATGCAATGGAAGTGGCTGTGCAGCTCGCTGACCTCACCAATAATGAGCTCTCTAACGAGGAGGTGACACAGGTTGTCTTCAAGGTGAATGAGCTTGTGAACATAGCCAAAATCAACGCCACCCTGGCCAGCACTGTGGTCACTATCATCTCCAATGTCATGATCAGCTCAAAGGCGGCTCAAAAGGAATCCTCAGAGAC AGCTCTCAAAGCAGTGGATAAAATGGTACAGAAGATTGAGTTTGATGGACCCTTACTAACCATCTCATCCAAAAATCTGGCTGTTGGAGTTTCTGCTCTAAACATCAGCAATTTTAATGGGACCACTTTCAGTGCATTTATAGCCACAAACACAACAGAGCCTCAG ATTGATTTTGAGTCAGAAGCCCAGAATGCTTTGGCTGTGGTCACTCTACCTCCAACACTACTGCAGAACTTGAGTAATTCACTTAAAGTGTCCAGAATAAACTTCATGTTCTTCAGCAAGACAGGACTCTTTCAG CACTTTGGATCATTCATG GATCAGCAAAGTAACGGCATGTCCTTGAACAGCTATGTGGTGGCTAGCAGTGTTGGCAACTTCACAATCAAAAACCTGCAGGATCCTGTCAAAATAGAGATTGCCCATCTGGAGTACCAG AGAGATCCAAAGCGTCTTTGTGTATTTTGGGATTTCAGCCTCCAAAATGAGG ATAGCATAGGGGGCTGGAACAGTGAAGGCTGCGAGGTCAGTCCGGAGTCCAACAGCAACAGGACCGTCTGCTTGTGTAATCACCTCACACACTTTGGCATTCTAATG GACATCTCTGGAGCTTCTGCACAGATAGATGAGAAGAACAACAGGGTTCTCACTTTCATTACCTACATTGGCTGTGGCATTTCAGCCATTTTTTCTGCAGCAACACTTCTCACGTACATCGCTTTTGA GAAGCTGCGGCGAGACTATCCCTCTAAGATCCTGATGAATCTCAGCACATCATTGCTCTTCCTCAACATGGTGTTTCTTCTGGATGGCTGGTTGACCTCATACGAGATTGAGGGATTGTGTGTGACAGtggctgtttttctgcactttttcCTTCTAACTTCCTTCACATGGATGGGCTTAGAGTCCATCCACATGTACATTGCCTTGGTCAAGGTCTTCAACACCTACATACGGAGATACATCCTCAAATTTTGCCTCGTTGGATGGG gtgtccctgcttcaattgTTAGCATTGTGTTGGCTGTGGGCAAGAATTCTTATGGAAAAAACTATTATGGAAAAGGAGAGACTGGTCAGGGCCCCGAATT CTGTTGGATTCGTAGTCCGGTTGTATTCTACGTGACATGCGTGGGctacttttccatgatattcctGATGAATGTTGCCATGTTCATCGTGGTCATGATCCAAATCTGCGGTCGTAACGGCAAACGCAGCAATCGAACACTTCGAGAGGAGATCCTGCGTAACCTGCGTAGTGTGGTCAGCCTGACTTTCTTGCTGGGCATGACCTGGGGCTTTGCTTTTTTCGCCTGGGGTCCAGTCAGCTTGGCCTTCATGTACCTCTTCTCCATTTTCAACTCCCTACAGG GATTATTCATATTTGTGTTCCACTGTGCCCTGAAAGAAAATGTACAGAATCAGTGGAGGAGGTACTTGTGCTGTGGAAAGTTCCGCTTGGCAGATAACTCAG ACTGGAGCAAGACTGCCACTAATAATACCAAGAAAGTGAGTTCCGATAACCTGGGAAAATCCCTCTCCTCCAGTTCATTTGGCTCCACTACAGCCAACTGGACGTCTAAAGCCAAAGCCACACTAAACCCCTTTGCCAGGCACAGTAATACAG GTAAAAGTTTCTCCAATCAGAGCAGTCCCAAATGCAACCCTTCCGACGGAGAGGCTTCCTCGTCCATCCTCCCTGTCCACCAGGTCCTGGACAAGGTAAAGGGTTACTGCTCCGTGCGCTCAGACAACTTCTACAAAAACATTATGATGTCAGACAGCTTTAGCAACAGCACTAAATTCTAG
- the LOC132106592 gene encoding adhesion G-protein coupled receptor G6-like isoform X2, with the protein MISFVSGRWWRWRFQKALPVFLVLLCFSTTVAQSCQSSVSCNVVLTDSQGSFTSPCYPNDYPSSQACKWTIQAPTGFIVQITFLDFELEEAPGCIYDRIVINTGTSDAKFCGLTPNGLTLNSSGNVMEISFNSDFSVQKKGFHISYKQVAVALRNQKVTMPKSSKNVVRVANSVSIPVLTAFTVCFEISRTAQKSTETIFTMSDADGTSILALEKTDKGMELFIDRSYCSVNDLFTSSDITSSMMPICLTWTKATGLVAVYFGGDYQTKICAASQVYTLPSGGILELAGKGSSSVSVDDQNLDGFMYNFRLWDYAMPYSELSVLTCDVEGNVIDWDHRFWTMPGSYMQTDSTLSCICYPNCIHLTASTSGTDIATLTPGTTGCASSGLGCPAPTTSPLIQSNPPPINPAAATNSTLSNRKTNEDIFYRISLVVIDEQANTADRDAKTMISQWLNQTFQNWIYRVYVDSVSLQPSTVLSRATNIRQTYMALLVYKNTTDVSLAEAEIEDILRSAPAIGNGLILDGVIVNLMENCQAEEFPFHYRWPESRPTVTQYVPCFPYKEQNASRTCMISQYNYTSYWTLPDRGNCTNITSISVSQENAMEVAVQLADLTNNELSNEEVTQVVFKVNELVNIAKINATLASTVVTIISNVMISSKAAQKESSETALKAVDKMVQKIEFDGPLLTISSKNLAVGVSALNISNFNGTTFSAFIATNTTEPQIDFESEAQNALAVVTLPPTLLQNLSNSLKVSRINFMFFSKTGLFQDQQSNGMSLNSYVVASSVGNFTIKNLQDPVKIEIAHLEYQRDPKRLCVFWDFSLQNEDSIGGWNSEGCEVSPESNSNRTVCLCNHLTHFGILMDISGASAQIDEKNNRVLTFITYIGCGISAIFSAATLLTYIAFEKLRRDYPSKILMNLSTSLLFLNMVFLLDGWLTSYEIEGLCVTVAVFLHFFLLTSFTWMGLESIHMYIALVKVFNTYIRRYILKFCLVGWGVPASIVSIVLAVGKNSYGKNYYGKGETGQGPEFCWIRSPVVFYVTCVGYFSMIFLMNVAMFIVVMIQICGRNGKRSNRTLREEILRNLRSVVSLTFLLGMTWGFAFFAWGPVSLAFMYLFSIFNSLQGLFIFVFHCALKENVQNQWRRYLCCGKFRLADNSDWSKTATNNTKKVSSDNLGKSLSSSSFGSTTANWTSKAKATLNPFARHSNTGKSFSNQSSPKCNPSDGEASSSILPVHQVLDKVKGYCSVRSDNFYKNIMMSDSFSNSTKF; encoded by the exons AT GATTTCGTTCGTCAGTGGTAGGTGGTGGAGATGGAGGTTCCAGAAAGCTCTCCCAGTTTTCCTGGTTCTGCTCTGCTTTTCGACCACAG TAGCACAGAGCTGCCAGAGTAGCGTCAGCTGCAATGTGGTGCTCACTGACTCCCAGGGCTCTTTTACCTCCCCCTGCTACCCCAATGACTACCCATCCAGTCAGGCCTGCAAGTGGACCATACAGGCCCCGACTGGCTTTATAGTGCAGATCACCTTCCTAGATTTTGAGCTCGAGGAAGCACCCGGCTGCATCTATGACCGCATCGTCATCAACACTGGCACGAGCGATGCCAAATTTTGCGGCTTAACACCCAATGGACTAACTCTCAACTCCAGTGGCAATGTGATGGAGATTTCCTTTAACTCAGACTTTAGTGTCCAAAAGAAAGgcttccatatcagttacaaacaAG TGGCTGTGGCACTGAGGAACCAGAAGGTCACAATGCCAAAAAGCAGCAAGAATGTAGTGAGAGTGGCCAATTCAGTCTCCATTCCTGTTCTCACTGCATTCACTGTGTGCTTTGAGATCTCCCGCACTGCCCAGAAGAGCACAGAGACTATCTTTACCATGTCTGATGCTGATGGCACATCCATTTTGGCATTGGAGAAGACAGACAAAGGCATGGAGCTGTTCATTGACCGCTCCTACTGCTCTGTAAACGACCTGTTCACCAGCTCAGACATCACATCCAGCATGATGCCCATCTGCCTCACCTGGACCAAGGCCACCGGCCTTGTGGCAGTGTACTTTGGAGGCGACTATCAAACCAAAATCTGCGCAGCCTCTCAGGTTTACACCTTGCCGAGTGGGGGAATCCTCGAACTTGCAGGAAAAGGGTCAAGCTCGGTCAGTGTGGATGATCAGAATTTGGATGGCTTCATGTACAATTTCCGATTGTGGGATTACGCCATGCCGTACTCTGAGCTGTCTGTCCTCACCTGTGACGTCGAGGGAAACGTCATTGACTGGGATCATCGCTTCTGGACTATGCCAGGCAGTTATATGCAGACTGACAGCACTCTCAGCTGTA TCTGTTACCCAAATTGCATTCACTTAACAGCTTCAACTAGTG GCACTGACATAGCAACTCTTACCCCGGGAACCACGGGTTGTGCTTCCTCTGGACTTGGCTGCCCAG CACCAACTACATCACCTTTAATTCAGTCTAACCCACCACCCATCAACCCTG CTGCTGCTACTAACTCAACTCTGTCCAACCGCAAAACCAATG AGGATATTTTCTACAGAATATCCCTAGTGGTTATTGATGAACAAGCAAACACAGCAGACAGGGATGCTAAGACGATGATATCTCAATgg CTCAATCAAACATTTCAAAACTGGATCTACAGAGTTTATGTTGATAGTGTCAG TCTCCAACCTAGCACTGTTCTCTCAAGGGCCACAAATATACG ACAAACCTACATGGCCCTGCTGGTGTATAAGAATACCACAGATGTAAGTCTGGCAGAAGCAGAGATTGAGGACATATTGAGAAGTGCCCCTGCAATTGGCAATGGCTTGATATTGGACGGTGTGATTGTGAACTTAATGG AAAACTGCCAGGCCGAGGAGTTCCCATTTCACTACAGATGGCCAGAGAGCAGACCCACTGTCACCCAGTACGTcccctgtttcccttacaaagaGCAAAACGCATCCAGGACTTG TATGATTAGCCAGTATAATTATACATCATATTGGACCCTCCCAGACCGTGGAAACTGCACTAACATAACAAGCATTTCAGTTTCACAAG AGAATGCAATGGAAGTGGCTGTGCAGCTCGCTGACCTCACCAATAATGAGCTCTCTAACGAGGAGGTGACACAGGTTGTCTTCAAGGTGAATGAGCTTGTGAACATAGCCAAAATCAACGCCACCCTGGCCAGCACTGTGGTCACTATCATCTCCAATGTCATGATCAGCTCAAAGGCGGCTCAAAAGGAATCCTCAGAGAC AGCTCTCAAAGCAGTGGATAAAATGGTACAGAAGATTGAGTTTGATGGACCCTTACTAACCATCTCATCCAAAAATCTGGCTGTTGGAGTTTCTGCTCTAAACATCAGCAATTTTAATGGGACCACTTTCAGTGCATTTATAGCCACAAACACAACAGAGCCTCAG ATTGATTTTGAGTCAGAAGCCCAGAATGCTTTGGCTGTGGTCACTCTACCTCCAACACTACTGCAGAACTTGAGTAATTCACTTAAAGTGTCCAGAATAAACTTCATGTTCTTCAGCAAGACAGGACTCTTTCAG GATCAGCAAAGTAACGGCATGTCCTTGAACAGCTATGTGGTGGCTAGCAGTGTTGGCAACTTCACAATCAAAAACCTGCAGGATCCTGTCAAAATAGAGATTGCCCATCTGGAGTACCAG AGAGATCCAAAGCGTCTTTGTGTATTTTGGGATTTCAGCCTCCAAAATGAGG ATAGCATAGGGGGCTGGAACAGTGAAGGCTGCGAGGTCAGTCCGGAGTCCAACAGCAACAGGACCGTCTGCTTGTGTAATCACCTCACACACTTTGGCATTCTAATG GACATCTCTGGAGCTTCTGCACAGATAGATGAGAAGAACAACAGGGTTCTCACTTTCATTACCTACATTGGCTGTGGCATTTCAGCCATTTTTTCTGCAGCAACACTTCTCACGTACATCGCTTTTGA GAAGCTGCGGCGAGACTATCCCTCTAAGATCCTGATGAATCTCAGCACATCATTGCTCTTCCTCAACATGGTGTTTCTTCTGGATGGCTGGTTGACCTCATACGAGATTGAGGGATTGTGTGTGACAGtggctgtttttctgcactttttcCTTCTAACTTCCTTCACATGGATGGGCTTAGAGTCCATCCACATGTACATTGCCTTGGTCAAGGTCTTCAACACCTACATACGGAGATACATCCTCAAATTTTGCCTCGTTGGATGGG gtgtccctgcttcaattgTTAGCATTGTGTTGGCTGTGGGCAAGAATTCTTATGGAAAAAACTATTATGGAAAAGGAGAGACTGGTCAGGGCCCCGAATT CTGTTGGATTCGTAGTCCGGTTGTATTCTACGTGACATGCGTGGGctacttttccatgatattcctGATGAATGTTGCCATGTTCATCGTGGTCATGATCCAAATCTGCGGTCGTAACGGCAAACGCAGCAATCGAACACTTCGAGAGGAGATCCTGCGTAACCTGCGTAGTGTGGTCAGCCTGACTTTCTTGCTGGGCATGACCTGGGGCTTTGCTTTTTTCGCCTGGGGTCCAGTCAGCTTGGCCTTCATGTACCTCTTCTCCATTTTCAACTCCCTACAGG GATTATTCATATTTGTGTTCCACTGTGCCCTGAAAGAAAATGTACAGAATCAGTGGAGGAGGTACTTGTGCTGTGGAAAGTTCCGCTTGGCAGATAACTCAG ACTGGAGCAAGACTGCCACTAATAATACCAAGAAAGTGAGTTCCGATAACCTGGGAAAATCCCTCTCCTCCAGTTCATTTGGCTCCACTACAGCCAACTGGACGTCTAAAGCCAAAGCCACACTAAACCCCTTTGCCAGGCACAGTAATACAG GTAAAAGTTTCTCCAATCAGAGCAGTCCCAAATGCAACCCTTCCGACGGAGAGGCTTCCTCGTCCATCCTCCCTGTCCACCAGGTCCTGGACAAGGTAAAGGGTTACTGCTCCGTGCGCTCAGACAACTTCTACAAAAACATTATGATGTCAGACAGCTTTAGCAACAGCACTAAATTCTAG